A single genomic interval of Koleobacter methoxysyntrophicus harbors:
- a CDS encoding 2Fe-2S iron-sulfur cluster-binding protein, with the protein MKVMIDGKKYDAEYGEYILNVARRNAVNIPALCHSDALPGQGNCRMCIVEIVDKGRKSIVASCAYPITGEIEIVTNSERIYRIRKTIVRLLSASAPDNEYINRLRKEYDIPPETRFKVDRDGKCILCGLCVRACDEIGVSAISTVNRGTTKRVSTPFDEPSTVCIGCGACAYICPTGTIEVNEDEGRRVIWNKTFELLKCSECGEYFITREQYEYIKKRYDLADTNELLCDKCKKKGIGDKLTNVLHNVIPVQK; encoded by the coding sequence ATGAAGGTCATGATCGATGGGAAAAAATATGATGCCGAATATGGAGAATATATTTTAAATGTAGCAAGGAGAAACGCGGTAAATATACCTGCACTGTGCCATTCCGATGCTTTACCGGGTCAGGGGAACTGCAGAATGTGTATCGTAGAAATTGTTGATAAAGGGAGAAAAAGCATAGTAGCTTCATGTGCATATCCTATTACAGGAGAAATAGAGATTGTAACGAACTCCGAAAGAATATATAGAATAAGGAAAACCATTGTAAGGCTGCTTTCTGCTTCAGCCCCAGATAATGAATATATAAACAGGTTGAGAAAGGAATACGATATTCCCCCGGAGACCCGATTTAAGGTTGATAGAGATGGGAAGTGTATTTTGTGCGGCCTTTGTGTAAGGGCATGCGATGAAATAGGAGTTAGTGCCATATCTACCGTAAACAGGGGGACGACTAAACGGGTATCGACGCCCTTCGACGAACCTTCAACCGTATGTATTGGGTGTGGGGCATGTGCCTATATCTGCCCTACAGGAACGATAGAGGTTAATGAGGATGAGGGCAGGAGGGTCATATGGAATAAGACCTTCGAGCTTTTAAAGTGCTCGGAGTGCGGGGAATACTTTATAACGCGGGAACAATACGAATATATTAAAAAAAGGTATGATTTAGCAGACACGAATGAGTTATTATGTGATAAATGCAAAAAGAAGGGAATAGGTGATAAGTTGACAAATGTGCTGCATAATGTAATACCCGTGCAAAAATAA
- a CDS encoding DUF2877 domain-containing protein: MKGLLIGLRAKKALKKQQGAEFWSVHSVFKHAVNLELNEDIITLVTRNISPHPFTITLPVEDMVDLGLSRGDIVQAGESCIALKNGMEIQLEQTPVWDSRPHYTDDFFTKNELIKRIEALKEISVLEHKGGLSEIFKNPNITNPFIKASHFQISRLISSQIARDYKEIVSSGKALIGMGQGLTPSGDDFLAGYMVTFLYAAPLSGIPRETITELNGKLIEGSNAKTTFISWKLMNYAARGEISLDVRELIQSLLYRSKGGNLHRKAGRVMEFGETSGSDTIVGIMCCMMGLLGMERYLYGS; this comes from the coding sequence TTGAAGGGATTGCTTATAGGCTTAAGGGCTAAAAAGGCCTTAAAAAAACAGCAGGGCGCGGAATTTTGGTCTGTGCATTCGGTATTTAAACATGCCGTTAATCTGGAATTAAATGAAGATATAATAACCCTTGTTACCCGAAACATTTCACCCCATCCCTTCACAATTACCCTTCCCGTAGAAGACATGGTGGATTTAGGGTTATCCCGGGGGGATATTGTTCAGGCCGGGGAAAGCTGTATTGCCTTAAAAAACGGAATGGAAATCCAGCTCGAACAGACACCTGTATGGGATTCGAGGCCACATTACACGGATGACTTTTTTACAAAGAATGAACTGATTAAGAGGATTGAAGCCCTTAAAGAAATCAGTGTTCTGGAACATAAAGGGGGATTATCGGAAATATTTAAAAACCCAAATATAACCAACCCTTTTATAAAGGCTTCACATTTCCAGATATCAAGATTAATCAGCAGCCAGATTGCAAGAGATTACAAAGAAATTGTTTCTTCGGGTAAAGCCCTTATAGGCATGGGTCAGGGGTTAACCCCTTCCGGGGATGACTTCCTTGCGGGGTATATGGTGACTTTCCTGTATGCTGCACCTCTTTCAGGTATTCCGAGAGAAACCATCACGGAATTAAACGGTAAATTAATAGAAGGCAGTAATGCTAAAACAACCTTTATCAGCTGGAAATTAATGAATTATGCGGCCCGGGGAGAAATTTCCCTTGATGTAAGGGAACTTATCCAGAGCCTCTTATACCGGTCTAAAGGCGGTAATTTGCACAGGAAAGCCGGCAGGGTAATGGAATTCGGGGAAACATCGGGCAGCGATACCATTGTAGGTATTATGTGCTGTATGATGGGTTTGCTTGGAATGGAAAGGTATCTGTATGGATCATAG
- the fdrA gene encoding acyl-CoA synthetase FdrA, giving the protein MVKKVVIRKNSYYDSVALMIINKEVKGIKGIKEAVVSMGTDYNKNILKNVGFTDRDIEETTPNDLIIAIEGESKDVLEDAVNKVNELLTKRQASGDGDEYRPSTFDSALKVMPDANMVLISLPGRYAAAEVEKALKADKHVMLFSDNVSLEDEIRLKNLAKERGLLLMGPDCGTAIINNKPLAFANVVNKGKIGIVGASGTGIQEVTTLISKQGEGISQAIGVGGRDLSPMVGGIMMEMGIKALQADPNTEVIVLISKPPAAEVMDKILAVASGGEKPVVVHFLGGDPGKIKKAGLIPGLTLEDTALKACAVAGGKESGDIEPEFTEEETAALLNEETQKMAPGQKYIRALYSGGTLCDEAMIILSREIGEIYSNIPLKPEWKLEDTNKSKGNTALDLGDDEFTLGRPHPMIDLNFRCERILKEVDDPETAVILLDVVIGFGANKDPAGELAPCIREAKKKVEERGGYLSVIAYVCGTDGDPQNLKEQEEKLKQVGAVIMPSNFRAAKFAAEVIKRLA; this is encoded by the coding sequence ATGGTCAAAAAGGTTGTAATACGCAAAAACAGCTATTATGATTCTGTAGCCCTTATGATTATTAATAAAGAAGTGAAGGGAATAAAGGGTATCAAAGAAGCAGTAGTATCCATGGGAACAGACTATAATAAGAACATATTAAAAAATGTAGGCTTTACAGACCGGGATATTGAGGAGACAACACCCAATGACCTGATAATTGCCATTGAAGGAGAAAGCAAAGATGTATTAGAAGATGCCGTAAACAAGGTCAATGAACTCCTGACCAAACGCCAGGCATCAGGGGATGGAGACGAATACAGGCCTTCTACCTTCGATTCTGCGTTAAAGGTTATGCCGGATGCTAATATGGTGCTGATATCACTGCCGGGCCGATATGCCGCTGCAGAAGTTGAAAAAGCCCTGAAGGCCGACAAACACGTTATGCTTTTTAGCGACAATGTATCGCTGGAGGATGAGATAAGGCTCAAAAACCTGGCAAAGGAAAGGGGCCTTCTTCTGATGGGACCCGACTGCGGTACCGCTATAATCAACAATAAGCCCCTTGCCTTTGCAAATGTGGTGAATAAGGGGAAAATAGGCATTGTTGGTGCTTCCGGAACGGGGATTCAGGAAGTCACAACCCTCATTTCAAAACAGGGAGAGGGGATTTCCCAGGCCATAGGGGTTGGCGGAAGGGATCTTTCACCTATGGTGGGCGGGATCATGATGGAAATGGGGATAAAGGCCCTTCAGGCCGATCCGAATACCGAGGTTATAGTTCTCATTTCCAAACCCCCCGCTGCTGAGGTAATGGATAAGATCCTGGCTGTGGCATCCGGCGGCGAAAAACCCGTTGTCGTCCATTTCCTCGGAGGAGACCCGGGAAAAATCAAAAAAGCGGGTCTGATTCCGGGCCTGACCCTGGAGGATACAGCCTTAAAGGCCTGTGCTGTTGCCGGAGGTAAGGAGTCGGGAGATATTGAGCCGGAATTCACGGAAGAAGAAACAGCAGCCCTCTTGAACGAAGAAACTCAGAAAATGGCCCCGGGCCAGAAATATATAAGGGCGCTGTACAGTGGAGGCACATTATGTGATGAAGCGATGATTATTCTTTCCCGGGAAATAGGGGAGATCTATTCGAATATTCCCCTGAAACCTGAATGGAAGCTGGAGGATACCAATAAAAGTAAAGGCAATACTGCCCTTGACCTGGGTGATGATGAGTTTACCTTAGGCAGACCCCACCCGATGATTGACTTGAACTTCAGGTGTGAAAGGATTTTAAAGGAAGTTGATGACCCCGAAACCGCCGTTATTCTATTAGATGTAGTAATAGGTTTCGGTGCTAATAAAGACCCGGCAGGTGAACTTGCACCGTGCATAAGGGAGGCCAAGAAAAAGGTAGAAGAGCGGGGAGGTTACCTTTCGGTGATTGCGTATGTATGCGGAACCGACGGAGACCCCCAAAACCTGAAAGAACAGGAAGAAAAACTGAAACAGGTAGGGGCTGTAATAATGCCCAGCAATTTTAGGGCAGCCAAATTTGCCGCTGAGGTTATAAAAAGACTGGCTTAG
- a CDS encoding DUF1116 domain-containing protein, whose protein sequence is MDINAANQKAVEKVLNAQPVLVDIGIAGEVIPGMTKKTILHAGPPITWQKMSGPMRGAVMGALIYEGLAGDIKEAEELAASGEITFDPCHHHNAVGPMAGIVSASMPVFIVQNKAEGNYAYCTLNEGLGKVLRYGAYGPEVIQRLKWMEKVLAPALKEALEIVGEINLKNLIAQAIQMGDECHNRNKAGTSLFMREIAPGLVQTKNSPETIAEIFKFISGNDHFFLNLSMPACKCTMDAAHGIENSTMVTAMARNGTEFGIRVSGLGDRWFTGPASVVDGLYFPGYSSKDANPDIGDSVISETAGIGGFAMAAAPAIVKFVGGTAKDAINYTLSMYEITIAENNAFGIPVLEFRGTPTGIDIRKVVETGILPAINTGIAHKKPGVGQVGAGLVKPPVNCFEDALVAFAEMMENK, encoded by the coding sequence ATGGACATCAATGCAGCGAATCAGAAAGCCGTTGAAAAGGTATTGAATGCTCAGCCGGTCCTGGTTGATATTGGAATTGCAGGTGAAGTAATTCCCGGAATGACTAAGAAGACCATACTTCATGCGGGTCCCCCTATAACCTGGCAAAAGATGTCAGGGCCTATGAGGGGGGCGGTAATGGGAGCACTTATCTATGAAGGGCTTGCCGGAGATATCAAAGAAGCTGAAGAACTGGCGGCTTCAGGGGAAATAACCTTTGACCCCTGCCACCATCACAATGCTGTAGGGCCGATGGCAGGGATCGTCTCGGCATCTATGCCCGTATTCATAGTGCAAAACAAAGCGGAAGGGAATTATGCCTATTGCACCCTGAATGAAGGATTGGGGAAGGTGTTGAGGTATGGAGCCTATGGCCCTGAGGTCATACAAAGGCTGAAATGGATGGAAAAGGTCCTTGCTCCTGCTCTTAAAGAAGCCCTCGAAATTGTAGGAGAAATCAACCTGAAAAACCTGATAGCCCAGGCCATTCAAATGGGAGACGAATGCCACAACAGGAATAAAGCCGGCACTTCCCTGTTTATGAGGGAAATTGCGCCGGGGCTTGTTCAGACAAAGAATTCCCCGGAGACCATAGCGGAGATCTTCAAATTTATTTCAGGAAATGATCACTTTTTCCTGAATCTATCAATGCCTGCATGCAAATGCACGATGGATGCCGCCCATGGAATAGAGAATTCCACTATGGTAACGGCCATGGCGAGAAACGGGACAGAATTCGGTATAAGGGTCAGCGGTTTGGGGGACAGATGGTTTACAGGCCCTGCTTCGGTAGTTGACGGCCTTTACTTCCCGGGGTATTCTTCAAAGGATGCAAACCCCGATATAGGTGACAGCGTTATTTCCGAAACTGCAGGCATAGGCGGATTTGCAATGGCTGCTGCACCTGCCATTGTGAAATTCGTCGGAGGGACAGCGAAGGATGCCATAAATTACACCCTCAGCATGTATGAGATAACCATAGCTGAAAACAATGCCTTCGGAATACCGGTCTTGGAGTTCCGCGGAACCCCGACAGGCATCGATATCAGAAAGGTCGTTGAAACCGGTATACTCCCTGCAATTAATACAGGGATAGCCCATAAAAAACCCGGGGTAGGGCAGGTCGGTGCCGGCCTTGTAAAGCCGCCGGTTAACTGTTTTGAGGATGCGCTGGTAGCTTTTGCTGAGATGATGGAAAACAAATAA
- a CDS encoding cyclase family protein: MSFLDRVKLYDLTQPLSHLTPPWPTYEPLQIKFFKRLAPNGANGQLLTHSNHVGTHLDGSLHFCTHGRDIASIPLNELVAPGVVVDLSDIAEDYGIYTSKDIMERVEVKKGDILIIHTGYHHYSWEQPEADEVRYMVKHPGPTMEFARWCKEMEIKWIGVDCGSADHPMNTKIREWCPAQAKEADKYLKEKYGKGLDEMFPPDHYQLMHVELFPYDIIHAENLGGDIDKLLNKRTVIGCFPWRFVGGESSICRIVAFHEE, translated from the coding sequence ATGAGTTTCTTAGACAGGGTTAAACTTTATGACCTTACACAACCGTTAAGTCATTTAACGCCGCCATGGCCTACCTATGAACCGTTACAGATAAAGTTTTTCAAAAGGCTTGCACCCAACGGGGCCAACGGCCAGCTGTTGACCCACAGCAACCACGTAGGCACCCACCTGGACGGTTCCCTTCATTTTTGCACCCACGGCAGGGATATAGCCAGCATTCCGTTAAATGAGCTGGTAGCCCCCGGCGTAGTAGTAGACCTGAGCGATATAGCAGAAGACTACGGCATATATACATCAAAGGACATAATGGAGAGGGTAGAGGTAAAAAAGGGTGACATCCTCATAATCCATACGGGATACCACCACTATTCCTGGGAACAGCCGGAAGCCGATGAGGTAAGGTATATGGTAAAGCACCCCGGCCCGACCATGGAATTTGCCAGATGGTGTAAAGAAATGGAAATAAAGTGGATCGGTGTAGACTGCGGTTCAGCAGACCATCCCATGAACACCAAGATAAGGGAATGGTGTCCGGCACAGGCTAAAGAAGCCGACAAATACCTCAAGGAGAAGTACGGCAAGGGCCTTGATGAAATGTTTCCTCCTGACCACTATCAATTAATGCACGTAGAGCTCTTCCCCTATGACATAATCCATGCCGAGAACCTGGGCGGTGATATAGATAAGCTTCTGAACAAGAGAACCGTCATAGGCTGCTTCCCGTGGAGGTTCGTAGGCGGAGAATCCAGCATCTGCAGAATAGTTGCCTTCCATGAAGAATAA
- the arcC gene encoding carbamate kinase, giving the protein MGKTIVVALGGNAILQAGERGTAAEQKRNIENTVKQIVKLIKDNHRVIVTHGNGPQVGNLMIQQEAAKGKVPPMPLDVCGAQTQGQIGYMIQNSLENEFKRLGINKKAVTLITQVLVDKNDPAFANPTKPVGPFYTEEEARRAMEEKSEIWIEDSGRGWRRVVPSPDPKGIVERDIIKSLVERDFVVIASGGGGIPVIEDADGSLLGVEAVIDKDLAGEKLAHEVGADTFVILTDVPYVAINYGTPSQKNLEKVTLAEMEDYKKQGHFRAGSMGPKVEAVCRFVRRGGKMAVIASLDKAVDAVYGKTGTVIVNNTDKQLIEKAG; this is encoded by the coding sequence ATGGGAAAAACTATAGTAGTAGCTCTGGGGGGCAATGCTATTCTCCAGGCCGGGGAAAGGGGAACAGCGGCAGAACAGAAAAGGAACATTGAAAACACCGTCAAACAAATAGTTAAACTGATTAAAGATAACCATAGAGTAATTGTAACCCATGGGAATGGCCCTCAGGTAGGGAACCTGATGATACAGCAGGAGGCTGCAAAGGGGAAGGTGCCGCCTATGCCCTTAGATGTATGCGGTGCCCAGACCCAGGGGCAGATCGGTTATATGATTCAGAACTCCCTTGAAAATGAATTCAAAAGACTGGGCATAAACAAAAAAGCCGTAACCCTGATAACACAGGTGCTGGTGGACAAAAATGACCCAGCTTTTGCAAATCCGACGAAACCGGTAGGGCCTTTTTATACAGAAGAGGAAGCCAGGAGGGCTATGGAGGAAAAGAGCGAAATCTGGATAGAAGATAGCGGCAGAGGATGGAGGAGGGTTGTGCCTTCTCCCGATCCCAAAGGGATTGTAGAAAGAGATATAATCAAGAGCCTGGTGGAGAGAGATTTTGTTGTAATAGCCTCCGGGGGCGGCGGTATCCCGGTTATTGAAGATGCAGACGGCAGCCTTTTAGGGGTTGAGGCAGTGATAGACAAAGACCTGGCAGGGGAGAAACTGGCCCATGAAGTAGGAGCCGATACCTTTGTAATCCTCACAGATGTTCCGTATGTTGCAATCAACTACGGGACGCCGTCCCAGAAAAACCTGGAGAAGGTTACCCTGGCCGAGATGGAGGATTATAAAAAACAGGGCCACTTCAGAGCGGGCAGTATGGGGCCGAAAGTCGAGGCCGTATGCCGTTTTGTGAGAAGAGGAGGCAAGATGGCTGTAATTGCTTCCCTCGATAAGGCTGTCGATGCCGTTTACGGAAAAACGGGAACGGTGATTGTAAATAATACCGATAAGCAGCTTATTGAAAAAGCAGGGTAG
- a CDS encoding carbon-nitrogen hydrolase family protein: MKEFVAAGVQIAVKPNDIEYNTEKVISWFEKAVKENGAELVVFPETVTTGFTPGMTPEELYDHLSPIAESISKICDAAGKLKSHIIFPTYERGPERGVVYNSSLLIDDNGKLLGTYRKTHLFPTERIQGGGWSTAGSQAPVYSTKLGKIGMIICYDGDFPELSRVLAIKGAEIITRPSALLRSFEIWDLTNRARAYDNHVYVIAVNAVGPDAGNYYYFGHSMIVDPIARKLAQGRGTEEIIYSKLDPDPIKRVTYGADSPMIFDHVEDRNLSVYGEIMTEARCPFEPAERIPYKKG; encoded by the coding sequence TTGAAGGAATTCGTAGCTGCCGGGGTCCAGATTGCTGTAAAACCCAATGATATAGAATATAATACCGAAAAGGTCATATCGTGGTTTGAGAAGGCCGTTAAAGAAAACGGAGCAGAGCTTGTGGTTTTCCCTGAAACCGTTACGACGGGATTTACCCCAGGGATGACGCCGGAGGAGCTGTATGACCATTTGAGCCCAATAGCTGAGTCGATATCGAAAATCTGTGATGCCGCCGGGAAACTGAAATCCCATATAATATTCCCCACATATGAAAGGGGGCCCGAGAGAGGTGTTGTTTACAACAGTTCCCTGTTAATTGACGATAACGGGAAGCTGCTGGGAACCTACAGGAAAACTCACCTGTTCCCTACCGAGAGGATCCAGGGAGGGGGATGGTCCACAGCGGGCAGTCAGGCACCCGTTTATTCCACAAAACTCGGGAAAATCGGGATGATTATTTGCTATGATGGTGATTTCCCTGAGCTATCAAGGGTCTTAGCTATCAAGGGGGCTGAAATAATAACGAGGCCTTCTGCCCTTTTGAGGAGTTTTGAAATATGGGATTTAACCAACAGGGCAAGGGCATATGACAATCACGTATATGTAATCGCCGTGAATGCCGTTGGCCCTGATGCGGGAAATTATTATTATTTCGGACACAGCATGATAGTTGATCCTATTGCAAGGAAGTTAGCTCAGGGAAGAGGAACTGAAGAGATAATCTATTCAAAGCTCGATCCTGACCCGATAAAACGGGTCACTTATGGGGCAGATTCACCTATGATTTTTGACCATGTAGAAGACCGAAACCTTTCGGTTTACGGAGAAATCATGACTGAAGCGAGATGCCCCTTTGAACCAGCAGAGAGGATTCCATATAAAAAGGGATGA
- a CDS encoding PucR family transcriptional regulator, whose amino-acid sequence MKRELGITVRDALEEKLLGKTRVVAGHKGLERVITQVNIMEVPDILNWVKEGELLLTTVYSIKDDKRALEELIPKLNEKGLAGLGIKPGRYIKDIPVEMIIQADELNFPLLELPFEVSFTDIINPVLNEIFNKQAAFLKRLEDVHQKFMDVVLEGGGLQEIADTLSTIVNNPVLIKDYISENTAFSSCNIEGLNLRDLFHEADEQMPLPDYERFFYCYDELEGKRVKRVITPIVAGKKDYGAIYVWEIKGSLRGYDFSAIERCSTIAALEMIKEQAVVEVETRYKNEFIDDLLSGDIRSQKAALERARFFNWDLTRTYTVMIISFLNLDPFFNGDGKGDILHQNQKNRVLRYVHAVLQNKKINAIIGNKSDSIILLLPAGGVTGREDIKAAVFNLAGQFLKAIDQGAPDLKAVIGIGRHYSSVLELWKSFQEAKKAVEIGKNVSEGRIIHFDDLGVFRLLYNFASDKEIRQFYDEFARPIVEYDKKHGTELTKTLETFYECNGNLKKVSEKLYTHYNTILYRIQRIQEIIGVNLEKASDRLSVEIALKLMKVMEYKQT is encoded by the coding sequence TTGAAACGAGAACTGGGCATAACGGTCAGAGATGCACTGGAAGAGAAATTATTAGGGAAAACCAGGGTTGTTGCCGGCCATAAGGGACTTGAAAGGGTTATTACCCAGGTTAACATTATGGAGGTCCCTGATATTTTAAACTGGGTAAAGGAAGGGGAACTCCTTTTAACAACGGTTTATTCTATTAAAGATGACAAACGGGCCCTTGAAGAGTTGATTCCCAAACTGAACGAAAAAGGCCTTGCCGGCCTCGGGATAAAACCCGGCAGATACATTAAGGACATACCTGTGGAAATGATTATCCAGGCCGATGAGTTAAATTTCCCTCTTCTAGAGCTTCCCTTTGAGGTGTCTTTTACTGATATAATTAATCCTGTACTTAATGAAATTTTTAATAAACAGGCAGCTTTTTTAAAACGTCTTGAAGACGTACACCAGAAATTTATGGATGTAGTGCTGGAAGGAGGGGGCCTGCAGGAAATAGCCGATACCCTATCAACAATAGTCAATAATCCTGTTTTGATTAAAGATTATATCTCCGAAAATACGGCATTTTCATCCTGTAACATTGAAGGCCTTAATCTACGGGATCTGTTCCATGAAGCAGACGAACAGATGCCTTTGCCGGATTACGAAAGGTTTTTTTACTGTTATGACGAACTGGAGGGCAAAAGGGTTAAGAGGGTTATAACCCCTATAGTTGCAGGCAAAAAGGATTATGGGGCAATATATGTTTGGGAGATTAAAGGTTCCCTCAGAGGCTATGATTTCAGTGCCATTGAAAGGTGTTCAACCATAGCGGCCCTGGAAATGATTAAGGAACAGGCAGTAGTAGAAGTAGAAACCCGTTATAAAAACGAGTTCATAGATGACCTGCTGTCAGGAGACATACGGTCCCAAAAGGCGGCTTTAGAACGGGCCAGGTTTTTCAATTGGGACCTTACCAGAACATATACAGTAATGATCATAAGTTTCTTAAATCTGGACCCATTTTTCAACGGTGATGGGAAAGGGGATATATTGCACCAAAACCAAAAAAACAGGGTGCTGAGATATGTTCATGCGGTTTTACAGAATAAAAAGATAAATGCCATTATCGGAAACAAAAGCGACAGCATTATCCTTCTCCTTCCGGCGGGAGGAGTGACGGGACGGGAAGACATAAAGGCGGCAGTTTTTAACCTGGCCGGACAATTTCTAAAGGCCATAGATCAGGGCGCCCCTGATCTTAAAGCGGTTATAGGGATAGGCAGGCATTATTCAAGCGTTCTGGAATTATGGAAGAGCTTTCAGGAGGCCAAAAAGGCCGTTGAAATAGGGAAAAACGTATCAGAGGGGAGGATAATCCATTTTGATGATTTAGGGGTTTTTCGCCTCCTGTACAATTTTGCGTCAGATAAAGAAATAAGACAGTTCTATGACGAGTTTGCACGACCCATTGTGGAATACGATAAAAAACACGGGACTGAACTCACAAAAACCCTGGAAACCTTTTACGAATGCAACGGCAACCTGAAAAAGGTTTCTGAAAAACTGTATACCCACTATAATACAATTCTTTATAGAATCCAACGGATTCAGGAGATAATAGGGGTTAACCTGGAAAAGGCCTCAGATCGCTTAAGTGTCGAAATAGCCTTAAAACTTATGAAGGTCATGGAGTATAAGCAGACTTAG
- the atoD gene encoding acetate CoA-transferase subunit alpha: MEKIRSIKDAVERIKDGMTVMVGGFLGVGTPEALVDALVAKGVKNLTVICNDSAFPDRGIGKLIVNKQIKKLITSHIGTNPETGRQMNEGETEVELVPQGTLAERIRAAGAGLGGILTPTGVGTIVEQGKKKLEINGKEYLLELPIKADIALLKAEKADKKGNLIYRKSARNFNPIMATAADFVIVQVDEIVDVGEIDPDDVMTPGIFVDMIVRGDN; encoded by the coding sequence GTGGAAAAAATCCGGTCTATTAAAGATGCAGTTGAGAGAATTAAAGATGGAATGACCGTAATGGTGGGCGGCTTTTTAGGGGTAGGTACGCCTGAAGCCCTTGTGGATGCCCTTGTTGCAAAAGGAGTAAAAAATCTTACCGTAATTTGCAATGATTCCGCTTTCCCAGACAGAGGTATCGGAAAACTTATCGTCAACAAGCAGATTAAAAAGTTAATTACATCCCATATCGGGACAAACCCTGAGACGGGAAGGCAGATGAATGAAGGTGAAACAGAGGTAGAGCTGGTCCCGCAGGGCACCCTTGCCGAGAGGATTAGAGCGGCTGGGGCAGGCCTGGGTGGAATCCTAACACCGACAGGGGTAGGGACCATAGTAGAACAGGGCAAGAAAAAGCTAGAAATTAATGGAAAGGAATATTTGCTTGAATTACCTATTAAAGCAGATATCGCTTTGTTAAAAGCAGAAAAAGCTGATAAAAAAGGCAATCTGATTTACAGGAAATCAGCGAGGAACTTTAACCCCATAATGGCTACTGCTGCCGACTTTGTTATAGTTCAGGTTGACGAAATCGTAGATGTGGGAGAGATTGACCCTGATGATGTAATGACTCCCGGAATCTTTGTCGATATGATTGTAAGGGGGGATAATTAA
- a CDS encoding CoA transferase subunit B, whose product MDKKARRELIAKRIAKEFKDGDIVNLGIGMPTLVGNFVPDDVEIILQSENGFVGLGPAPAPGEEDPDLTNAGGQPVTIKPGGAFFDSAMSFSIIRGGHVDATVLGALEVDEKGNLANWMIPGKMVPGMGGAMDLVTGAKKVIIAMEHTAKDGSPKILKECTLPLTGREVVDLIVTDMGVMEVTDKGIVLKEIAPGLTVEDVQKATEAKLIIDENLKEMEV is encoded by the coding sequence ATGGATAAAAAGGCAAGAAGGGAATTAATAGCAAAGAGGATAGCAAAGGAGTTTAAAGATGGTGATATAGTCAATCTGGGGATAGGTATGCCTACACTGGTAGGGAATTTTGTCCCGGATGATGTGGAAATTATACTGCAGTCGGAGAACGGTTTTGTCGGCCTCGGACCGGCTCCTGCACCGGGAGAAGAAGACCCTGATTTAACTAATGCCGGAGGGCAGCCGGTAACGATTAAACCGGGTGGAGCCTTTTTTGACAGTGCTATGTCTTTTTCGATAATAAGGGGCGGCCATGTGGATGCTACAGTATTGGGGGCTCTGGAAGTAGATGAAAAAGGGAACCTGGCTAACTGGATGATACCCGGGAAGATGGTACCCGGTATGGGCGGGGCTATGGACCTGGTTACTGGTGCCAAAAAGGTTATTATTGCTATGGAGCATACGGCTAAGGATGGTTCTCCCAAGATACTTAAAGAATGCACACTCCCCCTTACTGGTAGAGAGGTTGTAGATCTAATCGTCACTGATATGGGGGTAATGGAAGTAACCGATAAGGGAATCGTTCTGAAAGAAATAGCTCCCGGCCTTACTGTTGAAGATGTCCAAAAAGCTACAGAAGCCAAACTTATAATAGACGAGAACCTGAAGGAAATGGAGGTTTAA
- a CDS encoding AtpZ/AtpI family protein: MINLKGWNMKGLYGLSLVGFLGFSIALPLIGGIYLGRVLDERLGTQPLLLILGILLGIGTGFRSAYIVLSRGPKGK; the protein is encoded by the coding sequence GTGATTAATTTGAAGGGCTGGAATATGAAAGGCCTTTACGGCTTATCACTGGTGGGTTTTCTGGGTTTTTCTATTGCTCTGCCCCTTATAGGCGGAATATATCTGGGGAGGGTTTTAGATGAACGCCTGGGTACCCAACCGCTGTTGTTAATTTTAGGGATCCTTTTAGGGATAGGTACGGGCTTCAGGAGTGCGTATATAGTTTTAAGCAGAGGCCCTAAGGGGAAGTGA